GCTTAAAAAAGGCCGGCTGGAGAGCTAGTTGTACCTTGTTCAGTGCTCGTCTCTAGTCTGCTTCTCGGTCCCTCGAGCAGAGTTGTTTATACATTTGTgatgtaataaaaatataaatattaaataaaaaatagtataaattTAAAGTACGAAGATATAGATGTACCATAATACCACCGTCCAACaaatacataattttttatttatttttattagtaaaatagattttatattaaataaaaTAAGAATGGATAATAAAAGTAGGtgtattatttaaattttagatttcTTTATTAGATGTGAGGAGCAAAGATAACGTAGAAACctaactcatattttatatgagtAGAGatttctgtttttcttttttttctattttactCATCGTTTCCTActctttttcctattttttaaaaatgtgtTGGGTTATGGAGAATCCATACCTGCTACGATCGTAGTAAGCTCTATTCCGGAGACCTTTGGTCTAAAACTCCATTAGATCTTCTAAAAAGAATTAACGCTGTGGTACATCATGAAAAAGACCAAAGCCTGCACAATAAAAGACGCTGAATGCTGGGGACGGAGACGGAAACCAAACAGCGCGGGGGTGCGCAGAAATCGCGTATCTGTGGTTTGTCTGGTTCCGGGAAGGTGAAGGGGCCAGCACGTGGATTAGTAGGTGCGTCCGCCGAAACATCATGCCCAAACTATAGGAGTTGAGGGTACGTTGTCTCACCAATATTTTGATAAAGGATTTCGTTATTACCATTTCGCTAGCATATGGATGTGAAAATTAGTGTAAAAGTACATGCCAGCCCAGGCAAGCCAAAGCATTGACGTTGTTCCAAACAACTGAACACGCACTTGGTcaataccatttttttttttggcgtcCATCCAAACGTGCACTCAAACTCGACAACCCTCCTCTCCCTCGTCGTGCGGTCTTGTTCCTGAAGCAAAGGAGAATATGTCGATTTAGATTATCtataatatatatttcaaaaatttatcttttaatattattacaatacttttattttttttaatctacaaTAGCTACTCTATTTATTATCTTTcattactttatttttttctttaaacaCATATTTATCCTCTGTAAACAGTATTGTCAGTCTATTTTTTATCACATATTTACTGTCACTGGTTACTGCCCGCAATAATGTAGTGCTAGATATGGGATAGAGCGTTGCTTGGATCTCCCGTCGGCAAAAAGAGTCGGCACAGTGATCCGAAACCGTGCGCGAACAACTGTTCAGGGGTCACATCAAGAGGCATCAATTCTGTTGCCTGCGAGTGGTCAATGACCTAAAAAAATGGTGATTGGCCGAATCCAACGCTTTTAACGACACTGATTTCGGAAATTCCGCCgctgatggatggatggatggataccTTGGGTACGAAAGGGCCCGTGACGTGTCTCGCTGCGTCATGTGCCATGTCTTTTGCTGCAAATTCTGTTGAGCTGAGCGTGTACAGTTCTGAAGCGAAGAGGGCCGGACCAAACCAATCCGCGCTACGCAGGCAGAGTCTGCAGCGACGGGGACAGATCGCTGCCACGCGAGACCACCTCGTGCCCTTCGCGTTTTATCAAGCCTTTGGATCCCACGCCACACCAACCCAACTGCCGGAATAAAGATTCGGGCTCAGGCCCACTGTACATGTACATCACTCCAATgacgattttttatttttaattttaaaataaaaaaatataaatttgtgTGTCCGTTCGAAAAATTACAAATGTAGACTTCTGTTGCTCCCGTTGAAGGGTGAtaagttttaaaataaaaaatattatatttcaatgctcttaaaattcaaaacaatatcgaaatagtcataaaaattcttaaaaaatataaaaaaatcaacataaGCTCCTCCTCCCATGACATGTGGGTCTCATGTATTGGCCACTAGATGATTGCTCCTCCTCCCAACACCTGAGGCTCTGAGCCTTCCGTTTGGGTCCCGAGTCTCCGCGAAAAGGGCACCAAAACGGTACGGGCCTCGACACCTACAATGAGGCCAGCCACCTTAATGGGCCATGCTACTAGCATTTTAGAAGCCCATGTACTAGTAGTGAGTGTTCCGGGCTACAATCCCGTGGCCCATAAGCTCACTTCACAAATTCCCAGCCCACAGCTGTGTGACTGCTGCTTTTTCCTGTTTCAGAATATGTTTGCTGGTACTCTGGTGAAGTATTTATGTACGTAGAATAATGAGCCTGACAGTTTGGACTCTGGGTGAAGTACTATCTTCCCAATTTTCAGAGGTCTACTTGTAACATAGGAAAAACTGCTGTGGACCATACTTACTTTATACGCGagttatgaattttgatgtaTTTCACAATTTATCATtgaataatttatcatattttttatatgttctTGTTGTAtcgataatatattttttaatgaaggaataaaatttattttaaccTCTACACAAAGTGTCGATGATATATAAGTACAGATCACACATATTATTCTCATAATAGACGTTATATTAGAGATTAAGTAATTAGTTATTCAATGATATACGGTGAATTTATCTATGACCGATAATATTACGACTCCGACTATAACCATGCCGGCGTCGACAGCGTGTTATGGCCTCAGAATAGTGCAAAGCTGAAGACACCGATCTGAAGTCCATACTCTAACTGACGAATCTGCTGATACAAGTCCAAAAGCATAAGGGCATCTACAAACTCGGCCGTTTGACCCGATCTGACCATCTAAACCAACGGAAACAAAGCATGTTAGCATCTACAGTTGGACACACTGATCAGGACGAGCTCATGAGGTTCTTTTAACATAACCGTTATGTGCGGCCAGCCGTAGaaaataaaaacaacaaaatggAGTAATACTTTTATCCGTTGATCAAGTTGACAGAGTCATCAGCGTACCAATGATGCAGCCTTTACCTTTAAGCGACACTTCATCCATGTGGTACTCTCGCGTTAATCTTTTAATCTCGTAGGCGTCTACAGTTTTGGGGCCGTTTAAGGTCTTGGCCATTCGATAGATCTCACATTCAGCGTCTCTGCTTCTACCTGTCGCAGCAAGTTACCGTGGGAAATGTGATGGTGTGCGTGTACACGTAAGGAGAGTGGTGGCAAAGTAATTGGTGCTGTTAAGCCCATCAAGATTTGAATACTCAATcgtatttactaaaataaataatatattatcgtatttataaatttaacataCATATTCGGTACCTTATTTGCTGAAAATGATGAACAGTGACATACTCAGCACTCAGATACCGAATATAACCCTGTTTACCATTTTTGACACCTGAGCTATCGAGtacagtgtcatattcggcacatgagatgCTGAATACAAACAGCCCCTGTCAACTCCAATGAACAGTACCACGTTTATTAAATTTCGTTTTCCCTCTCCTTCAAAATTGTaatcttctgttactccaaaaattttaaattttttttacgtgtttcataatctatgtgcaacccattttaattgtattcacctaaaaatcttttatatattttaaactaaaattttccaaaaaagcTACTTTATAactttaacaattgttagtgcctcaaataaattcccataAATCTggaaaatttcactaatatttttcttatgtgatggaataatttctaaaattattttcagcactaGGTTATAtaatgaaaaagtgagttcctttgtaatgctccatttatatgcatttttatcgttttatatgatatttttcttttaattcaatttgaattcaaacaaaattcaactatcttattatttttatctCATTGACATGTTAAATTTTAACTACATTTCTGAAGAATGGTGGACGAGTTGGGGCGTCTCTCTGACGGTGTAACCTTTAATGAAGGCTCTCGATCAAAAGAGTAGTgcgatattaaaaaaaaaaaaactgtgacGGTGTGCCACGTATCATCGCTACTATCGATTGCGTCGATCCAACGATGTCTGGTATGCTCTTCCTCGCCATAGTAAAAGGACACGATACATAGAGAGGCGCAGTACAATAGATGAGCTGGGCTGGTCCTCCGGTGTAGGATTGGGGGAGCAATAGGGCGCCACCTATCGCAACAAGTCCAATGCATCGTCGATGGAGTCGTGCAAATACATAACGTGGTGTGGGGTATCAGCTAGGACATTGGTCGTTTTCCCTGTCCCAAGGTAGATCTGACAGTGAATTATGAACAACAACAACGAGGTTCAGGAAGAgacatacccccccccccccccccccaaatatGTCCTAGGAATGACTTTTTTTTGTCTCAAATACGCAGGATAAGTGCATATAACTGCATCAAGAGGGATTATTCAAGCTCCGATTAGCCGGTTAGCATATCAGGCATGCTGCTACTGGCAGCCAGTAGACCCTATCAGTGTCCTATTAGCGTTGAATCGaacagaaaaaataaatatataggaTTAGATCATCTTTAGTAGATACTCTAAAATTTCATCCTCTATGATATTATTATAGTACCctctaatattattacagtatcttctatttttttatctctaacagttattctattttctaccttATATTACTCTACTTTTTCTCTCGAACCTATAGTCATTCACTCGGTATAGTAATACACGTCATTCAATCTATTGGCAAGTTTGTCTCTCCCGGTGCTACAGTAATCAGCGCTTGTATCTCTGTTGATCTGGATATGGGATCCGCTGGAGTTCGTTACGGACGATTGGAATCGGCAAAGGATGAAAAAGCTAACGGTATAGTATTTTGAGGAAAGTATACAGTAGCTTCTGGAGATGTACTTATAAAACTGAGAAACAAAATGAAATGAGTGTGCAGAAGCGGATGAGAATGTTGACTGGAGTCACCAGTCATCAGCTGTACGTGCATGAGATGAACTTTTGGAATCTCCAAAACCATGTGTGCATCCACTATTAGCTGACGCTGCTTAACCGGTCGATCGATGAAATTGGCAACCATTCATAGAAAAGCATGGGTTGTTTCAGTCTTTCGTTCTCTCGTAGCTGACGTTAGAAGAGACATTAATTCTATCTAGTATTTCCTTTCTGAAACTACCGCTAAGTACACTAGTAGTACTTATCAGCTAATTAAGAGTGTGCTCCTTATTCTTAAACTATGCGAGGCTTGATTTATCAGCTAAGAGCATGCTCCTTAAAATTCCCTTGTCAGGTCTgattctcctttcttttctgtTGCCTTGAACAGCACGACCAACTAACAAGCTAAAGCGATATAAGGAATGCATCTCCGGTCTCTCCTATGTTGTTTTCCAACCGTTGTGGGACTCAACGATTTAGCGTGTGTTTGATTGTCTGTATAGTATCTCGTATAGCTGTATTGTATATCATATATGAGAGGAAGTAGATTGGGAGAGttgtattttaaaaaagaagagtgtttatTTGGTTGTATCTGTAGATACagattaaatttaaatttatgtTTGGTAGACTGAATCTGAATCTGTACGAGAAGGTTCACTGCCGTTAACAAGTGGGCCCAGCTGAGCGAACGCTGCATCCCGCGAGCCAGGATCGGAATGAAGCCCGATTCGCTCATCTTCACACATGCAACATCTGGCGTATATTTGCACGAGCGGATGCAAGACTACATCGATCAGCAGAGCATCCAAACGCAAGTCACCATCAGTTTGTACACATGAACGGATACATGCATGTGCTGATCGGCCCATCAAAACTTTCTTATTCTCCGTGGGGCACAAGGCTCACCAAAAAAAAGTACACGACAACATTCAAAAATTCTACTGGGACTCGAGTATAAGTACTACTATCCCAGCATGACACGCACATGGACTGGTGCCCGGTTACAACACATGCGACAAAGAATGCCATCAGCTAACGCAGTACTGTTTCCTACTCCATCGGCCAGGACTTCGTCAATCCTCAGCACCGTTAGATAGTGAAAGAGGCGTTGCTGCGAGGACACACACGTGATGCTGTCGATTATTTGCGAATAACCGATCTTACATATTTATGAATGAAGCAAGAATTGCTGATGTAGATTAGGAGTACAGAAGGTGTGAAGGCTCAAGTCTTCTATAGGCACGTGTGTATATATTATGTGTCTAGGTTTAATTTCAGTTACTGTTACATCGACTTAGttacaattaaaaaattaaaaaagttataattcgtgagacatgaaattataaacaaacgtaaataaaaaaaatttaattgtAATTACGTTATAGATGAACGTAACTCCTAACGAGTCTCTTGCCTAATGATGTACAATCTAAAAAACATGATTGTAATCGTAATACAATTTAAAACGTAACTCGTTAATTTCTTATATTGCAATTATATATTTCTACATACGCGGTTGTAACTAGTCTAATTAACAGATAATAActtataattttttgagttcTAACGAGATATCTATAGATAGTTTTCATACATCTAAAATTTTTTTAACTAGATAAAGAGATATGCTCCGGGAATATAGAAATCTgaatatggtagttttatatCTCATCGTCACGTGCATTGTATGCTACTGCTTGGGTTGCATCCACCACGTTGATATTGTTTGGACCGATGCATGTATTACTCTTTCGGACGCAGAGGCCCATGGAACTCAACTGTCGGAGAAGAATTCTACCAACAACGCGAGCACGAGACCGAGCGTTAGCTCAGGTGGTAAAGTCCCTAGTGTGTGTGACCGAGTTCACCCACGTTCGAGCCTTAAGGCCGGCGTTGGTGCTCACCGAGGATTTATTCCTAATTGCTCCCGAGATGGGTCCCGAGCTAAGCATATGGAACACACACGTTAAATATTATTACGTGTTCCCATGTACTAAAGTTCATGAGCCTTCTAATCATATcctaatgtatatatataaacacgcacatgtatatatgtatatggtaTAAGTATAGTGTATGTGGGAAATATGCGCCACTTGTACCCTTAAAGAAACAACCCGAGCACCGTCCACAGCTGCCGATCGAGGTTCTTCCCCCTCGGCCCTCGGTATGAGAAAACCTCGTCGAAACGCGTGCCCCATTTCAGGCCGGCTGATCTGCGAGCTGACAAGTGACAAGCACGCAAAAACCATAGCCTACTTTATTCCTGCTCCCCGCAGTCCAATGTACTCTATGTTTTTTTAGCAGTAATAGCTCACAAATTTCCTTGATTCATGGCTTCATCCTCTTCTCTTTtgcaagagagagaggggagagggagacagacaagaacaagatcgaGTAGCGGAAGAGTTGTTGGTGGCTTTACCATTGTCCCACGAAAAGAAGCGAGAAAACCAACATCTACTCTCCACTCGCCCCAACTCGCACCGTACAGTATTTTATTCACGTTCATCCGAAACCACATGGGCAACGGGAAACCGCTGcccaccatcaccaccaccagtTTCGCACCACTCCACTGATCGAACTCATATAAAGTCGCACGGTCTCGCCGCCACCGAGACCACTACTCGCCCACCAACTAACCAAACCACCCAacccgacgacgacgacgctcACGGTCACCAAGGTTCGCTAGAAAACGGAGTAGCTGGGATCGAGATGGCAGAGGGCAATGCCGCAGCTTCGGCAGCGCGCCCGTCGTCCGGCTGCCGCGGCCGGCGGTGCGGGTGCGGGCTGGCGCTGGGGCGGCTGGTGCGGAAGCTGCGGAGGCAGAGCAAGATGCTGTGCACGGCGAGCGCGCGCCatcccgccgcggccgcgcgtTGCCAGTACGACCCGCTCAGCTACGCGCGCAACTTCGACTTCGGCACCGCGCTGGACGGCGACGGCTACTCCTTCGCCTCCCGATTCGTGCTCGCCTCCTCCGCTCGGCAGCCGCAATAGAGGATTAGAGGCGTAGGTGCCCCGTGTTGCATGGCCAGTTACTGCTGCAACTTGCAAGTTGGTAGCAGTTGCCATTAGCCCATTAGCTTGAGCCAGGtgcccatttttctttttcttttttggttctTTCCTGTAGGTGGAGGGAGAACGTGTTCATATGAGGTGGTCATGGAGTGTTATGATGGTTGTAAGGATTATTCCCTGGCGGCATCCTTGGCTCATTTCTCCTTTGAGGGAGTCGGAGGAGGAGAATTATCCAAGTGGAAATGTTCTAAAGATTTCAGGGAAGACATCAAATTTATTACTTCTCGGCCTGATTCTTGCCGTGGATGGCCACCTCGAATGTTCTTGGGACTTTTTTCATCACGTTCCAAAATTTGTTGATTAAACTGCTATAAAGGCCGAAAAGAAGTACATATCACTGATGTCGAAGAAGTATATTATTGATCAATAAATTAAATTGCTACGCTGTGACACGGTGAAAGTTCATGGAGAACAATTCAGGAAGCAAGCGCACAATCTGGCAGATTTCTTGACCCTTTTCCATTAGCTACCTGGTCAGAAAGCTACTTGTCACTGACGGAAGCTGCGAGATGCGGTGAGGCTGGCAAGTTTCGACTGCATCCAGTGAGTGGTAGGTAGTACAATTATTGCTCCTGCCGCTGCTGACTGACTGCAGTCACTCACGGTCAGTGAGGCACCACCGCTCCACCGCCGTGATTACTCGCATCATCGCATGGACCATGGACGGATGGCAGAGATGGCCAAGCACGACCAAGTCGTCGTACCGTGCCGTATCTAAATCATACCAACAGTATCATATCTCAAATCGACACATATTACACGATCCATTTAAACATCTTTAGAAGGATGGCGTCGCGTGCCCGCGTGTCCTGCAAGACGATGCACGCGCTGATCAGCGGCGAGACGCAGCGAGGTGCGAAAACTAAACAAGAGTAGAGTAGAGAGCTGGTACCTGCATTGATTCGAGGAGCGGATGGGCCGTGAAAACTTGCGGCATGTGCTAGTACTACTGCGTAATGAATTTGTCGCGAAAATGGCACCACACCTGGTGTTTGCCAGCCGTTTCCGCATGCTCCATTTAAGGATTTAAGCCAAACTAGGCCACAATTCCACACAATGTTTTGTAGTGATCAAGTAATTTAACTGTTATGGCTACGTGCAGCTCCTGATGTTGAGATTGGGATAATTcgttatctattatattattttataagaAGAAAATTAAGTCATCACGTTTACATGCTAATTAAAAATGATCTAAATCGCTTattattataaacatctaacagtctacattaaaaaaaaatctcatatcaaataaaattaataaatagctaaattcaaaaacCCAAAAGTTCATATTAAAGAAGATTAATAAACACctaaattcagaaaaaaaaaaattataaaaaattatcaatttgaTTTCTATACTATTtaagaagcaaaatatctaaataaagagtacaaataaaataaaataaatattaattaaaattagggttagaataaaaaaataaaaatccatatcaaatagtcttataaaaataaaatagccaAATAAAGAGGCTATGTAAAATCAAAACATATGAGAATCGAACCATTATGTGTATACAATTTGGTACAAGTTTAgagcataatttttttcactaacataatttttatttattcttttgtAATTAAATGTCACTAACATcgtaaaaaaactaaatagactaatttttttatcaaatattatCGTGATAAAATATTGTAGCGAGGTTAGTCACGCTATTAACGTGAATCATGTTGCTAATTTCATTATTAAAAAGAAGCAATTTAACGGTTTAGTTACTAGTAGTTGAATAAGTTATGAACCTCTTTAGATGTTCTGTGGTTTCCGCAAGGAATAACGTCATAGCTGATGCAAAAGTAATAACAATCGAAGTCGTAAGTGAGTAAGCACTTGCTATCATGAAAACGCCAGCAGGGACCATAGTAGCTGCATGAATCAAAGCAGATACTAGAGTGGGACCCTCCATTGCAGGCTTAAGCATGTCAAACTTCTCTTTCAGATAGACCTAAGTCATACGCAAAATGAAGACCGAGTGTTTGCTCGAATGGTAAGACACAGGTGAGCGTTGAGGCCGCCCGTGTTTGAGCCTTTTGGCCGGCGCGGGTGCTTACTGAGGATTTATTCCCCATCCCTCCTAAGTACGCACACACGTGTGCACTTAACGAGTATTAGTCTGAAGTGTGTGCTTAGGACACGtatgtatatgcatatgttagatGTAAGTATGGTATGAGCAAGTTATGTACGTCTAATATATATCTCTTTAAAAAAAGTTGTATACAAAAATGAGTTATAGCTATATTTCTTTAGACAAATCTAAGTGTCACACTACTACTACTTTTTTGACATAGCTCAGAAGCTCTGCGACGCATCCGCTAAACACCTTTTTTAAGGGTACATGTAGGACACATATAACTGATGCACATCTCATTCACACCATATGCATGCATACTTAGGTGTGTGTGTCTCTTACACATGCTAAAAATAgatggaagaactcaagatccTTAGTTCACAAGAAACACATAGTACCATCGAACGTATACGCATGTGTACCCACAACATGACTAGGATCTAATCTCAGGGGTGAACACGTCTATGATTTAATCTCATACGGTAAGTGAGCATTTGCATCGAGCCTAGGGATGACAATCGGGTGTGACAGGTATGGATGGTACTTTCCCATATTTGTACCTATGGTTTTTTATTTGCCCGCAGGTATACTAGCGAGCGCCCACGGGGAAAGAGGGGAAATAAACCCgttgcccgcaggcacccatCGTCCATGAGCATACCCAATTACCCGTCTGGTTACACATGGATTTAGTTACTAACAACTTACGTATGCAAACTTCAAAACAGGGTATGCACTATGCACTTGTGCCAACTAAAGATACAATCATACAATGCTATCAAGGATGGGTTGCCAATAAATAGGTGTAGGATTGTAACACAAAAGTAATCGATTCTCAAGCTTACTAGTCAGATCCCTATCGATCGAGTTGTGGAAGAGACAGTCATTGGGTTGATTAGCACGCGAGTTGAGTTGGGTTGGAGTTGTCTGTTGTTGTGTATGCGCCTTTGATGTGGGTGTCATTCTGTTTCGAGGTCATATTGTCGTCTTAGGATTGTCTGCCAGTTCCGTTAAACCGTACAGTTGTGAGGTTTTTAAGCTTGGTTTTTCTTATAAACTgggtcaattttcttcttctccaagaAAATCAGCGATGATCTTGCTgtccttttgaaaaaaaagctTACTAGTCGGATGATCGAGATTCGAGGGGTGCATTGGTGGATGGGCGGTGGCTGGTGAGATCTGAGCTTAGTGGATTGTAGATGGGTGGTAGTTGAAGGGATATGAGCTGAGCTGAGTCCTCCACAAGACCACAACTGAATCTGGGTTGCAGATCCACTTGGCAGTGCACTCGGGTAGGCGGTGGATGGCGTATGGTGGCTAGGCAGTGGATGGCAGCTAGGTAGTTCAGGGTGTCAGGTGATGGGATCGACGGGTCAGGGCGTCGGATAATGGGATCGGCAGGTCGGGGCAACGGGGTCGGTGGGTTGGGGTGTCAGGCGATGAGATATGGGCTAGGTGTTAGGGGTGGAGGGTTGGTGGTGGCCTGGCGGGGCTCTCTAGTGGCAGACGGACTGTGTGGTTAGTTTAGgggtgagaaaccaagttgaaagaaaccaagttgaaataaacCTTGGTTGAAataaaccaagttgaaataaaccttggttaagtctagatgaTCACACATGCTTTTGTCAAATTTTACTttcgcatataaatttacttaatcatgtggTCGTATTATTAACATCctaattcataattttttaagttgggttatctataagtacccaaTACAGATTAAGTTtacgagtactttcgtactcacgctactctttcaggtgctaccagTCAGGAGGAACTGATCTTTGGCCACTTTACGCCcaccgagggtggtggcgggtatGAGTAGGTAGCTACTCataggtcgtgcttttgtgatagaGCTTAAAGGTATATAACTCTATTctctttttgttgtttataactTTAGCTTCCGCTGTAAAGTTCTCTTCTATCTAAGAGTTGGTTAG
The sequence above is drawn from the Phragmites australis chromosome 10, lpPhrAust1.1, whole genome shotgun sequence genome and encodes:
- the LOC133883393 gene encoding uncharacterized protein LOC133883393, which translates into the protein MAEGNAAASAARPSSGCRGRRCGCGLALGRLVRKLRRQSKMLCTASARHPAAAARCQYDPLSYARNFDFGTALDGDGYSFASRFVLASSARQPQ